A single Vulcanisaeta distributa DSM 14429 DNA region contains:
- a CDS encoding DUF402 domain-containing protein codes for MGGYNYRVRIRGKYATAISKLVLDLGYTIVQASDVIINRFNINVDNSAPDVTIKDSERVPGALSVMGRCGAVNDVVNNLLRVVEEEALIWRSVVPLHRVVMGVVNVINGDYFVDVGNGVKAVLRAPGGVYSDGDVIPVVISRTRVYPSDELVAIPGVRVDTEYVSIVPGSGTVLFSRHIRDYEVRQTLLKVGLKYVGRLRGYSIKWRSSAQFLSEDEAVKEIEKAISTLNEAESTSKSSAPYTVLQDGECIIEVMLNGRAKILLDNVRNNVMPTIMGHHTYKTLKRNTALLDLVEALLGRCNDRAGFSVEFMRQLMSRRYRVGIVHIKPSGEVIKLGNADVLKLEPDDIVLLRRLRGGGYLDGLGIPKEEGDMAITCSAINNEYLTHVYVDHAWRPKGIYINVNTPIEFTGSNILYIDLAVDVVKRWDSSEARVIDYDEYMTYVNMDVIPSKLRARVEKLISDLLVSAHKLGEECLSKARELAG; via the coding sequence GTGGGTGGATATAATTATAGGGTTAGGATTAGGGGTAAGTATGCCACTGCCATTAGTAAGTTGGTGCTTGATCTTGGTTATACCATTGTTCAGGCCTCTGATGTGATAATCAATAGGTTTAATATTAATGTTGATAATTCCGCGCCTGACGTCACAATTAAGGACTCTGAGAGGGTCCCTGGGGCGTTGAGTGTAATGGGTAGGTGCGGTGCAGTTAATGATGTTGTTAATAACCTGCTTAGGGTTGTTGAGGAGGAGGCATTGATCTGGAGGTCCGTGGTTCCTCTTCATAGGGTCGTCATGGGTGTCGTAAACGTCATTAATGGTGATTACTTCGTTGATGTTGGTAATGGCGTTAAGGCTGTACTCAGGGCGCCGGGTGGCGTGTATAGTGATGGTGATGTGATCCCTGTCGTTATAAGTAGGACTAGGGTTTACCCAAGTGATGAGTTGGTGGCTATACCCGGCGTTAGGGTTGATACTGAGTACGTCTCTATAGTGCCGGGTAGTGGTACCGTATTATTCAGTAGGCACATTAGGGATTATGAGGTTAGGCAGACGCTGCTCAAGGTTGGTCTTAAGTACGTTGGTAGGTTGAGAGGCTATAGTATCAAGTGGAGGAGTAGTGCTCAGTTCCTAAGTGAGGATGAGGCTGTTAAGGAAATTGAGAAAGCGATAAGTACACTTAATGAGGCTGAGTCGACTAGTAAGTCGTCGGCTCCATACACGGTGCTCCAGGATGGTGAGTGCATTATTGAGGTTATGCTTAATGGTAGGGCTAAGATCTTGCTCGATAATGTTAGGAATAACGTTATGCCGACAATAATGGGTCATCACACGTATAAGACTTTAAAGCGGAACACCGCGTTGTTGGATCTCGTTGAGGCATTGCTTGGTCGCTGTAACGATAGGGCTGGGTTTAGTGTTGAGTTCATGAGGCAGTTAATGAGTAGGAGGTATAGGGTCGGTATTGTGCATATTAAGCCAAGTGGTGAGGTCATTAAGCTTGGTAATGCCGATGTACTTAAGCTTGAGCCTGACGATATTGTTTTATTGCGTAGGTTGAGAGGTGGTGGTTACCTTGATGGTCTCGGTATTCCAAAGGAGGAAGGCGATATGGCAATAACCTGCTCCGCAATTAATAATGAATACCTAACCCACGTCTATGTTGATCATGCATGGAGGCCCAAGGGCATTTACATAAATGTTAATACACCCATAGAATTCACTGGCAGTAATATCCTCTACATAGACCTTGCGGTTGATGTCGTTAAGAGGTGGGATTCCAGCGAGGCCAGGGTTATTGATTATGATGAGTATATGACGTATGTGAACATGGACGTAATACCAAGTAAGTTAAGGGCTAGGGTTGAGAAATTGATAAGTGATTTGCTGGTGAGTGCCCATAAGCTTGGTGAGGAGTGCCTTAGTAAGGCTAGGGAGCTGGCTGGGTGA